In Massilia violaceinigra, one DNA window encodes the following:
- a CDS encoding DUF934 domain-containing protein: MLESHKEIIKHRAVVADDWSVLRLAVLDAETGVVAEAPDTVVVPDGKVIVPLTVWQAQRAVLGARSDIGVWLAPDERAEALKDDLDKFAVIAIDFPKFTDGRGYSTAFNVRMRLNYQGELRAIGDVLRDQLFQMHRCGFDAFATRQDRNIHDALKGLTDFSEVYQASVDIKAPLFRRHERDVRIDSTDVGYGI, translated from the coding sequence ATGCTTGAGTCGCACAAGGAAATCATCAAACACCGCGCGGTCGTCGCCGACGACTGGAGCGTGCTGCGCCTGGCCGTGCTTGACGCTGAAACCGGCGTCGTCGCCGAAGCGCCCGACACGGTCGTGGTCCCGGACGGCAAAGTCATCGTCCCGCTGACGGTGTGGCAGGCGCAGCGCGCCGTCCTGGGCGCACGCAGCGACATCGGCGTCTGGCTCGCCCCCGACGAACGCGCCGAAGCGCTCAAGGACGACCTGGATAAATTCGCCGTCATCGCCATCGACTTCCCCAAGTTTACCGATGGCCGTGGCTACTCGACCGCGTTCAATGTGCGCATGCGCCTGAACTATCAGGGCGAACTGCGCGCCATCGGCGACGTGCTGCGCGACCAGCTGTTCCAGATGCACCGCTGCGGCTTCGACGCCTTTGCCACGCGCCAGGACCGCAATATCCACGACGCGCTCAAGGGCCTGACCGATTTCTCCGAGGTGTACCAGGCCTCGGTCGACATCAAGGCGCCGCTGTTCCGCCGCCACGAACGCGACGTGCGCATCGACAGCACCGACGTCGGCTACGGCATCTGA
- a CDS encoding phosphoadenylyl-sulfate reductase: MNDISALVASTRATLERIAAEYSPAVFASSLAAEDMVLTDLILKANLPIGIFSLETGRLHPETLAVLAQVKDTYGYDIALYKPQPEAVDAYVSQHGLNAFYESVDMRRECCRIRKVEPLGRALAGSKAWVTGQRRAQSTTRAQLDIQEDDAAHGMVKFNPLADWSETDVWNYIRDNGVPYNALHDQGFPSIGCAPCTRAVEPGEDVRAGRWWWENPDSKECGLHLVDGKLIRIKSVAA, from the coding sequence ATGAACGACATCTCCGCCCTCGTCGCCAGCACCCGCGCCACCTTGGAGCGCATCGCCGCCGAATACTCGCCGGCGGTGTTTGCCTCCAGCCTGGCCGCCGAAGACATGGTTTTGACCGATCTGATTCTCAAGGCGAACCTGCCGATCGGGATCTTCTCGCTCGAAACCGGCCGCCTGCACCCGGAAACGCTGGCGGTGCTGGCCCAGGTCAAGGATACCTACGGCTACGACATCGCGCTGTACAAGCCGCAGCCGGAAGCGGTGGACGCCTACGTGTCGCAGCACGGCCTGAACGCCTTTTACGAGAGCGTGGACATGCGGCGCGAGTGCTGCCGCATCCGCAAGGTGGAACCGTTGGGCCGCGCCCTGGCCGGCAGCAAGGCCTGGGTAACGGGCCAGCGCCGCGCGCAGTCCACCACGCGCGCGCAGCTCGACATCCAGGAAGACGACGCCGCCCACGGCATGGTCAAGTTCAATCCCCTGGCCGACTGGTCGGAAACCGATGTGTGGAACTACATCCGCGACAACGGCGTGCCGTACAACGCGCTGCACGACCAGGGCTTTCCATCGATCGGCTGCGCGCCCTGCACGCGCGCCGTGGAACCGGGCGAAGACGTGCGCGCCGGGCGCTGGTGGTGGGAAAACCCGGACTCCAAGGAATGCGGCCTGCATCTGGTCGATGGTAAACTGATCCGCATTAAATCCGTGGCTGCGTAA
- the cysD gene encoding sulfate adenylyltransferase subunit CysD yields MTTLTDTPRVLTDVNARHLDALESEAIHILREVAAECANPALLFSGGKDSVVLLRLAEKAFRPGKFPFPLVHIDTGHNFAEVITFRDARAAELGERLIVGSVEDSIKRGTVRLRNPQTDSRNAAQAVTLLETIAEHKFDACIGGARRDEEKARAKERIFSFRDEFGQWDPKAQRPELWDLYNTRVHPGENMRVFPISNWTELDVWLYIQREKLALPPIYFAHERQVIPRNGLLVPLTDLTPAREGETVETQVVRFRTVGDISCTCPVSSDASTVEAIIAETAITQITERGATRMDDQTSEASMEKRKKAGYF; encoded by the coding sequence ATGACTACACTGACCGATACCCCGCGCGTGCTGACCGACGTCAACGCGCGCCACCTGGATGCGCTCGAATCGGAAGCGATCCACATCCTGCGCGAAGTCGCCGCCGAATGCGCCAATCCCGCCCTGCTGTTCTCGGGCGGGAAAGACTCGGTCGTGCTGCTGCGCCTCGCCGAAAAAGCCTTCCGGCCGGGTAAATTCCCGTTCCCGCTGGTGCACATCGACACCGGCCACAATTTCGCCGAAGTGATCACCTTCCGCGACGCCCGCGCGGCGGAACTGGGCGAGCGCCTGATCGTCGGCTCGGTCGAAGACTCGATCAAGCGCGGCACCGTGCGTCTGCGTAATCCGCAGACCGATTCGCGCAACGCGGCGCAGGCAGTGACCTTGCTGGAGACGATCGCCGAACACAAATTCGACGCCTGCATCGGCGGAGCGCGGCGCGACGAAGAAAAGGCGCGCGCCAAGGAACGCATCTTCTCCTTCCGCGACGAATTCGGCCAGTGGGACCCTAAGGCGCAGCGCCCGGAACTGTGGGACCTGTATAACACCCGCGTGCACCCGGGCGAAAACATGCGCGTGTTCCCGATCTCGAACTGGACCGAACTCGATGTGTGGCTCTACATCCAGCGCGAAAAACTGGCGCTGCCGCCGATCTATTTCGCGCACGAGCGCCAGGTCATTCCGCGCAACGGCTTGCTGGTGCCCCTGACCGACCTGACGCCGGCACGCGAAGGCGAGACTGTCGAAACCCAGGTGGTGCGCTTCCGCACCGTGGGCGACATTTCGTGCACCTGCCCTGTATCGTCGGATGCATCGACGGTCGAAGCGATCATCGCCGAAACCGCCATTACCCAGATCACCGAACGCGGCGCCACCCGGATGGACGACCAGACCTCCGAAGCCTCGATGGAAAAACGTAAGAAAGCAGGATACTTCTGA
- a CDS encoding sulfate adenylyltransferase subunit 1, which translates to MNARIDNPTERGLLRFITAGSVDDGKSTLIGRLLFDSKGIFADQLDAMSRSKHKRTVGDAVDLSLLTDGLEAEREQGITIDVAYRYFATPKRKFIIADTPGHEQYTRNMVTGASTADAVIILIDVSKVKLREDGGVDLLIQTKRHSTIAHLLQIEHVVVAVNKMDLVNYDQAVYDRIVKAYKEFAATLGLKDITPIPLSALTGDNVVEPSEKMGWYEGPTLISLLEALSVYDESHAAPFRFPVQLVARHNGHEANDFRGYMGRIEAGKVSVGDKLVVQPSGQSATVKDILTLEGSHQSAVVGQSITLLLNEYLDISRGDLLAGADQPATLLKTLKADVCWMSDEPLDLRRKYWIKHGTKQTSAKITGIDTLLDINTQQRHAAEGLKLNDIARIGLTVQQPLAADAYADIRATGAFILIDEVTHQTVAAGMIRLDA; encoded by the coding sequence ATGAACGCTCGCATTGACAACCCAACCGAACGCGGTCTGCTGCGCTTCATCACGGCCGGCTCGGTCGACGATGGCAAGAGCACCCTGATCGGGCGCCTGCTGTTCGACAGCAAAGGCATCTTCGCCGACCAGCTCGACGCCATGTCGCGCTCTAAGCACAAGCGCACCGTGGGCGACGCCGTCGACCTGTCGCTGCTCACCGACGGCCTGGAAGCCGAACGCGAACAGGGCATCACCATCGACGTGGCCTACCGCTACTTCGCCACGCCCAAGCGCAAGTTCATCATCGCCGACACCCCGGGCCACGAGCAGTACACCCGCAACATGGTCACCGGTGCCTCGACCGCTGACGCGGTGATCATCCTGATCGACGTCTCCAAGGTCAAGCTGCGTGAAGACGGCGGCGTCGACCTGCTGATCCAGACCAAGCGCCATTCGACCATCGCCCACCTGCTGCAGATCGAGCACGTGGTCGTCGCCGTCAACAAGATGGATCTGGTGAACTACGACCAGGCCGTGTACGACCGCATCGTCAAGGCGTACAAGGAATTTGCCGCCACCCTGGGGCTGAAAGACATCACGCCGATTCCGCTGTCGGCCCTGACCGGCGACAACGTGGTCGAGCCGAGCGAAAAGATGGGCTGGTACGAAGGGCCGACACTGATTTCGCTGTTAGAGGCGCTGTCGGTCTACGACGAATCGCACGCGGCGCCGTTCCGCTTCCCGGTCCAGCTGGTGGCGCGTCACAACGGCCACGAAGCGAACGACTTCCGCGGCTACATGGGCCGCATCGAAGCGGGCAAGGTCAGCGTGGGCGACAAGCTGGTGGTGCAGCCGTCCGGCCAGAGCGCCACCGTCAAGGATATCCTCACCCTGGAAGGCTCGCACCAGTCGGCCGTCGTGGGCCAGTCGATCACCTTGCTGCTCAATGAATACCTGGATATCTCGCGCGGCGACCTGCTGGCCGGCGCCGACCAGCCAGCGACCCTGCTCAAGACGCTCAAGGCGGACGTGTGCTGGATGTCGGACGAACCGCTCGACCTGCGCCGCAAGTACTGGATCAAGCATGGCACCAAGCAGACCTCGGCCAAGATCACCGGCATCGATACTCTGCTCGACATCAATACCCAGCAGCGCCACGCGGCCGAAGGCCTGAAACTGAACGACATCGCGCGCATCGGCCTGACCGTGCAGCAGCCGCTGGCCGCCGACGCTTATGCGGACATCCGTGCAACGGGCGCCTTCATTCTGATCGATGAAGTGACTCACCAGACGGTTGCCGCTGGTATGATCCGGCTGGACGCGTAA
- the cobA gene encoding uroporphyrinogen-III C-methyltransferase codes for MSALGKVYLIGAGPGAQDLITLRGARLLSQANVVLHDALVTDEMLALCPQAVKIAVGKRCGQLSTAQAFINKQLVDSAHKYALVVRLKGGDPMLFGRADEELRALEEAGIEVEVVPGITTAVAAAAATKQPLTKRGVARSVAFFTSSTAPEHGDLTVVPDSDTLVQYMGGREAIVTAQRLLDQGRRPDTPVVVIENCSRPEQRIMRLTLATLAHGLGPAHGPVLVMLGEAMRLRDSQPIDTAQGGDAVPDAPPDAAQLSA; via the coding sequence ATGTCAGCACTCGGAAAAGTCTATCTGATCGGCGCCGGCCCCGGCGCCCAGGATCTCATCACCCTGCGTGGCGCACGCCTGCTCTCGCAGGCCAATGTGGTGCTGCACGATGCACTGGTGACCGACGAGATGCTGGCATTGTGTCCGCAGGCGGTGAAGATCGCGGTGGGCAAACGCTGCGGTCAGTTGTCGACCGCGCAAGCCTTCATCAACAAGCAGCTGGTCGACAGCGCGCATAAATATGCGCTGGTGGTGCGCCTGAAAGGCGGCGACCCGATGCTGTTCGGGCGCGCCGATGAGGAATTGCGTGCGCTGGAAGAAGCGGGCATCGAAGTTGAAGTCGTGCCGGGCATTACCACCGCGGTCGCGGCGGCGGCGGCGACCAAGCAGCCGCTGACCAAACGTGGCGTGGCGCGCAGCGTGGCGTTTTTTACATCCAGCACCGCACCGGAACACGGCGACCTGACGGTCGTTCCCGATTCGGACACCCTGGTGCAGTACATGGGTGGGCGCGAGGCAATCGTGACGGCCCAGCGCCTGCTGGACCAGGGCCGCCGGCCCGACACGCCGGTGGTGGTGATCGAGAATTGCAGTCGTCCGGAACAGCGCATCATGCGCCTGACCCTGGCGACCCTGGCGCACGGTCTCGGACCGGCGCACGGCCCGGTGCTGGTGATGCTGGGCGAAGCCATGAGGCTGCGCGACAGCCAGCCGATCGATACCGCGCAAGGCGGCGACGCGGTACCCGACGCGCCGCCCGACGCGGCCCAGTTAAGCGCTTAA